Proteins co-encoded in one Oncorhynchus keta strain PuntledgeMale-10-30-2019 chromosome 36, Oket_V2, whole genome shotgun sequence genomic window:
- the LOC118369516 gene encoding eukaryotic translation initiation factor 3 subunit A-like isoform X3 translates to MPAYFQRPENALKRANEFLEVGKKQPALDVLYDVIKSKKHRTWQKIHEPIMVKYLELCVDLRKSHLAKEGLYQYKNICQQVNIKSLEDVVRAYLKLAEEKTETAKGESQQMVLDIEDLDNIQTPESVLLSAVSGEDTQDRTDRLLLTPWVKFLWESYRQCLDLLRNNSKVERLYHDIAQQAFKFCLQYTRKAEFRKLCDNLRMHLGQIQRHHNQSTAINLNNPESQSMHLETRLVQLDSAIAMELWQEAFKAVEDIHGLFALSKKPPKPQLMANYYNKVSTVFWKSGNALFHACTLHRLYHLSREMRKNLTQEEMQRMSTRVLLATLSIPITPERTDIARLLDMDGIIVEKHRRLATLLGLQSPPTRQSLINDMVRFNLLQYIVPEVKELYNWLEMDFHPLKLSGRVAKVLNWVRDQSEKEADLQQYVPHLQSNTILRLLQQVAQIYQSIEFSRLASLVPFVDAFQLERSIVDAARHCDLQVRIDHTTRNLSFGSDLNYSTKEDSPVGPFLQNMPSAQIRNQLTAMSSSLAKAIQVIKPASMLQEREEQSHLAITAYLKNGRKEHQRILARRQTIEERKERLENLNIQREKEELEQREAELQKVRKAEEERLRQEAKEREKERIMQEHEQIKKKTVRERLEQIKKTELGAKAFKYFDIENLEDLDPDFIMSKQVEQLEKEKRELQDRLKNQEKKIDYFERAKRLEEIPLIKKAYEEQRVKDMELWELQEEERISNMKVEREKALEHKQRMSRMMQDKENFVGKITDARSFIYEEKLKQFQERLVEERTKRREERKIHRKEDRRNTFYRNKEEEAQRIHEEQLKKEREERERIEQEAREAEEAVYQERLAKLEEQERKQRARQQEIEERERRREEEMRAPARSEEKPRGEAKDWGAEKEEGGGGWRRRTEVESERRRPVPDKDWRVEGREDVGEDRDREPPFRRGGDGPRRGGDDDRGPPRRGFGDDDRPLRRGMDEDRPPRRTFGDDDRGPRRGGDEDRGPRRGFDDGPRRGMDESRGPRRGADDDTWGPRRGGDDERGGPRDDKPWKPAVRPVALVSASGGGWREREKAREESWGPPREGGGRKEDEEGEREEREEKQESERFPERRPPRSDTQEEGSGGGGAWRRPGADEAPKKSWRDSVRQEEPAREDRPPIRRERPDRRDDRDRPPPSREPEEGGSSWRRAGDDKREERKEERPIPPRPREGEREEDGEKSSWRSEKDKENAGRPKKTTDETDDDGWTTVARR, encoded by the exons ATGCCGGCATATTTCCAACGACCGGAGAATGCTCTCAAACGAGCAAATG AGTTCTTGGAGGTTGGCAAAAAGCAGCCAGCTTTGGATGTCTTGTACGATGTCATCAAGAGCAAAAAGCATCGAACATGGCAGAAGATCCACGAGCCCATCATGGTCAAGTACCTGGAGCTCTGTGTTGACCTGCGCAAGAGCCACCTGGCAAAGGAGGGTCTCTACCAGTACAAGAACATCTGCCAGCAG GTGAACATCAAATCCCTCGAGGATGTGGTTCGAGCCTACCTGAAGTTGGCCGAGGAGAAGACCGAGACCGCCAAGGGGGAGTCACAGCAGATGGTCCTGGACATTGAGGACCTTGACAACATCCAGACTCCTGAGag TGTACTTCTGAGTGCTGTGAGTGGTGAAGACACCCAGGATCGTACAGACCGTCTGCTGCTCACTCCTTGGGTGAAATTTCTGTGGGAATCCTACCGCCAATGCCTGGACCTGCTGCGTAACAACTCCAAGGTGGAGCGCCTATACCATGACATTGCCCAACAAG CTTTCAAGTTCTGCCTTCAGTACACCCGTAAGGCAGAGTTCCGGAAGCTGTGCGACAATCTACGCATGCATCTGGGTCAGATCCAGCGCCACCACAACCAGAGTACGGCCATCAACCTGAACAACCCTGAGAGCCAGTCTATGCACCTGGAGACACGCCTGGTGCAGCTGGACAGTGCCATCGCCATGGAGCTCTGGCAG GAAGCTTTCAAGGCTGTGGAAGACATCCATGGTCTCTTTGCCCTTTCCAAGAAGCCTCCCAAGCCTCAACTTATGGCCAACTACTACAACAAGGTGTCCACTGTGTTTTGGAAGTCTGGGAACGCCCTGTTCCACGCCTGCACCCTCCACCGCCTCTACCACCTCTCCAGGGAGATGCGCAAGAACCTCACCCAGGAGGAGATGCAGAG gaTGTCCACAAGGGTGCTCCTTGCCACCCTGTCCATTCCAATCACCCCGGAGCGCACGGACATTGCCCGCCTGTTGGACATGGATGGCATCATCGTGGAGAAACACCGAAGGCTGGCCACACTACTGGGCCTGCAGTCCCCACCGACCCGCCAGAGCCTCATCAATGACATG GTGAGGTTCAATTTGCTGCAGTACATTGTACCTGAGGTGAAGGAGCTGTACAATTGGCTGGAGATGGACTTCCACCCACTGAAGCTGAGTGGAAGAGTAGCAAAG GTGTTGAACTGGGTGAGAGACCAGTCGGAGAAAGAGGCGGACCTCCAGCAGTACGTTCCCCACCTGCAGAGTAACACCATCCTCCGGCTGCTGCAGCAG GTGGCGCAAATTTATCAGAGCATTGAGTTCAGCCGTCTGGCCTCCCTGGTTCCATTTGTGGATGCCTTCCAGTTGGAGCGCTCCATTGTGGATGCTGCCCGACACTGCGATCTGCAG GTTCGAATTGACCACACCACTCGAAACCTGAGCTTTGGTTCAGACCTGAACTACTCAACCAAAGAGGACTCTCCTGTGGGTCCGTTCCTGCAGAACATGCCCTCGGCGCAGATCCGGAACCAGCTGACAGCCATGTCGTCCTCCTTGGCCAAGGCGATCCAGGTCATAAAGCCTGCATCCATGCTG CAAGAGCGTGAGGAGCAAAGCCATCTGGCCATCACTGCCTACCTGAAGAATGGCCGCAAGGAGCACCAGCGCATCCTGGCCCGCCGGCAGACCATCGAGGAGCGCAAAGAGCGCCTAGAGAACCTCAACATCCAGCGGGAGAAGGAGGAGCTGGAACAACGCGAGGCGGAGCTGCAGAAGGTGCGCAAAGCGGAAGAGGAGCGCCTGCGCCAGGAGGCCAAGGAACGCGAGAAGGAGCGCATCATGCAGGAGCACGAGCAGATCAAGAAGAAGACGGTGCGCGAGCGGCTGGAGCAGATAAAGAAGACAGAGCTGGGAGCCAAGGCATTCAAATACTTTGATATAGAG AACCTTGAGGACCTGGACcctgacttcatcatgtccaagCAGGTAGAGCAGCTGGAGAAGGAGAAGCGAGAACTTCAAGACCGCCTGAAGAACCAGGAGAAAAAG ATTGACTACTTTGAGCGTGCCAAACGTCTGGAGGAGATCCCGTTGATCAAGAAGGCCTATGAGGAGCAGCGTGTCAAAGACATGGAGTTATGGGAGCtccaagaggaggagagg ATCAGCAACATGAAGGTGGAGCGTGAGAAGGCCTTGGAGCACAAACAGAGGATGTCCAGAATGATGCAGGACAAGGAGAACTTTGTGGGCAAAATAACCGACGCTCGCAGCTTCATCTACGAG GAAAAACTGAAACAGTTCCAGGAGcgcctggtggaggagaggacgaagcgtcgagaggagaggaagatcCACCGCAAAGAGGACCGTCGCAACACCTTCTACCGCAATAAGGAGGAGGAGGCCCAGCGCATCCACGAGGAGCAGCTCAAGAAAG AGCGCGAGGAGCGTGAGCGCATCGAGCAGGAGGCGCGCGAGGCAGAGGAGGCGGTGTACCAGGAGCGCCTTGCCAAActggaggagcaggagaggaagcAGCGCGCCCGGCAGCAGGAGATTGAGGAGCGCGAGCGACgcagggaagaggagatgagggcccCTGCTAGGTCCGAGGAGAAACCCAGAGGAGAAGCCAAG GACTGGGGCgctgagaaggaggagggaggaggaggatggaggaggcgCACCGAGGTTGAATCAGAGAGGCGTCGCCCCGTGCCTGATAA gGACTGGAGAGTCGAGGGCCGCGAGGATGTCGGCGAGGACAGAGACCGAGAGCCACccttcaggagaggaggagacggccCTCGCCGTGGCGGAGACGATGACCGTGGACCCCCACGCAGGGGCTTCGGGGATGACGACCGCCCCCTGCGCAGAGGCATGGATGAGGACCGTCCACCAAGGAGAACCTTTGGGGATGATGACCGTGGTCCCAGAAGGGGAGGGGACGAGGACCGCGGTCCCCGCAGAGGCTTCGATGATGGCCCCCGCAGAGGCATGGATGAGTCCAGGGGCCCCAGACGCGGGGCTGATGATGACACCTGGGGccccaggagaggaggagatgacgaGAGGGGAGGGCCCCGTGACGACAAGCCATGGAAGCCTGCTGTCCGGCCCG TTGCTCTGGTGTCTGCTTCAGGTGGTGGCTGGCGTGAGAGGGAAAAGGCCCGCGAGGAGAGCTGGGGTCCACCCCGCGAAGGTGGTGGCCGCAAGGAGGACgaagagggcgagagggaggagagagaggaaaaacaggaGAGCGAACGCTTCCCAGAGCGCCGCCCacccaggtcagacacaca GGAGGAgggtagtggaggtggtggtgcCTGGAGAAGGCCAGGTGCTGATGAGGCGCCAAAGAAAAGCTGGAGAGACTCTGTTCGTCAGGAAGAGCCTGCCCGCGAGGACCGCCCTCCTATCCGTCGAGAGCGACCTGATCGCAGAGATGACCGTGACCGCCCCCCACCCAGCAGAGAGCCTGAAGAAG GAGGCAGCTCCTGGCGCCGTGCTGGTGACGACAAGCGTGAGGAGCGTAAAGAGGAACGTCCGATTCCTCCCAGACCCAGAGAGGGCGAGCGTGAAGAGGACGGAGAGAAGAGCTCCTGGCGCTccgagaaagacaaagagaacgCTGGTCGCCCTAAGAAGACCACCGACGAGACCGACGATGACGGCTGGACCACTGTGGCCCGCCGCTGA
- the LOC118369516 gene encoding eukaryotic translation initiation factor 3 subunit A-like isoform X5, translating to MPAYFQRPENALKRANEFLEVGKKQPALDVLYDVIKSKKHRTWQKIHEPIMVKYLELCVDLRKSHLAKEGLYQYKNICQQVNIKSLEDVVRAYLKLAEEKTETAKGESQQMVLDIEDLDNIQTPESVLLSAVSGEDTQDRTDRLLLTPWVKFLWESYRQCLDLLRNNSKVERLYHDIAQQAFKFCLQYTRKAEFRKLCDNLRMHLGQIQRHHNQSTAINLNNPESQSMHLETRLVQLDSAIAMELWQEAFKAVEDIHGLFALSKKPPKPQLMANYYNKVSTVFWKSGNALFHACTLHRLYHLSREMRKNLTQEEMQRMSTRVLLATLSIPITPERTDIARLLDMDGIIVEKHRRLATLLGLQSPPTRQSLINDMVRFNLLQYIVPEVKELYNWLEMDFHPLKLSGRVAKVLNWVRDQSEKEADLQQYVPHLQSNTILRLLQQVAQIYQSIEFSRLASLVPFVDAFQLERSIVDAARHCDLQVRIDHTTRNLSFGSDLNYSTKEDSPVGPFLQNMPSAQIRNQLTAMSSSLAKAIQVIKPASMLQEREEQSHLAITAYLKNGRKEHQRILARRQTIEERKERLENLNIQREKEELEQREAELQKVRKAEEERLRQEAKEREKERIMQEHEQIKKKTVRERLEQIKKTELGAKAFKYFDIENLEDLDPDFIMSKQVEQLEKEKRELQDRLKNQEKKIDYFERAKRLEEIPLIKKAYEEQRVKDMELWELQEEERISNMKVEREKALEHKQRMSRMMQDKENFVGKITDARSFIYEEKLKQFQERLVEERTKRREERKIHRKEDRRNTFYRNKEEEAQRIHEEQLKKEREERERIEQEAREAEEAVYQERLAKLEEQERKQRARQQEIEERERRREEEMRAPARSEEKPRGEAKDWGAEKEEGGGGWRRRTEVESERRRPVPDKDWRVEGREDVGEDRDREPPFRRGGDGPRRGGDDDRGPPRRGFGDDDRPLRRGMDEDRPPRRTFGDDDRGPRRGGDEDRGPRRGFDDGPRRGMDESRGPRRGADDDTWGPRRGGDDERGGPRDDKPWKPAVRPGGGWREREKAREESWGPPREGGGRKEDEEGEREEREEKQESERFPERRPPRSDTQEEGSGGGGAWRRPGADEAPKKSWRDSVRQEEPAREDRPPIRRERPDRRDDRDRPPPSREPEEGGSSWRRAGDDKREERKEERPIPPRPREGEREEDGEKSSWRSEKDKENAGRPKKTTDETDDDGWTTVARR from the exons ATGCCGGCATATTTCCAACGACCGGAGAATGCTCTCAAACGAGCAAATG AGTTCTTGGAGGTTGGCAAAAAGCAGCCAGCTTTGGATGTCTTGTACGATGTCATCAAGAGCAAAAAGCATCGAACATGGCAGAAGATCCACGAGCCCATCATGGTCAAGTACCTGGAGCTCTGTGTTGACCTGCGCAAGAGCCACCTGGCAAAGGAGGGTCTCTACCAGTACAAGAACATCTGCCAGCAG GTGAACATCAAATCCCTCGAGGATGTGGTTCGAGCCTACCTGAAGTTGGCCGAGGAGAAGACCGAGACCGCCAAGGGGGAGTCACAGCAGATGGTCCTGGACATTGAGGACCTTGACAACATCCAGACTCCTGAGag TGTACTTCTGAGTGCTGTGAGTGGTGAAGACACCCAGGATCGTACAGACCGTCTGCTGCTCACTCCTTGGGTGAAATTTCTGTGGGAATCCTACCGCCAATGCCTGGACCTGCTGCGTAACAACTCCAAGGTGGAGCGCCTATACCATGACATTGCCCAACAAG CTTTCAAGTTCTGCCTTCAGTACACCCGTAAGGCAGAGTTCCGGAAGCTGTGCGACAATCTACGCATGCATCTGGGTCAGATCCAGCGCCACCACAACCAGAGTACGGCCATCAACCTGAACAACCCTGAGAGCCAGTCTATGCACCTGGAGACACGCCTGGTGCAGCTGGACAGTGCCATCGCCATGGAGCTCTGGCAG GAAGCTTTCAAGGCTGTGGAAGACATCCATGGTCTCTTTGCCCTTTCCAAGAAGCCTCCCAAGCCTCAACTTATGGCCAACTACTACAACAAGGTGTCCACTGTGTTTTGGAAGTCTGGGAACGCCCTGTTCCACGCCTGCACCCTCCACCGCCTCTACCACCTCTCCAGGGAGATGCGCAAGAACCTCACCCAGGAGGAGATGCAGAG gaTGTCCACAAGGGTGCTCCTTGCCACCCTGTCCATTCCAATCACCCCGGAGCGCACGGACATTGCCCGCCTGTTGGACATGGATGGCATCATCGTGGAGAAACACCGAAGGCTGGCCACACTACTGGGCCTGCAGTCCCCACCGACCCGCCAGAGCCTCATCAATGACATG GTGAGGTTCAATTTGCTGCAGTACATTGTACCTGAGGTGAAGGAGCTGTACAATTGGCTGGAGATGGACTTCCACCCACTGAAGCTGAGTGGAAGAGTAGCAAAG GTGTTGAACTGGGTGAGAGACCAGTCGGAGAAAGAGGCGGACCTCCAGCAGTACGTTCCCCACCTGCAGAGTAACACCATCCTCCGGCTGCTGCAGCAG GTGGCGCAAATTTATCAGAGCATTGAGTTCAGCCGTCTGGCCTCCCTGGTTCCATTTGTGGATGCCTTCCAGTTGGAGCGCTCCATTGTGGATGCTGCCCGACACTGCGATCTGCAG GTTCGAATTGACCACACCACTCGAAACCTGAGCTTTGGTTCAGACCTGAACTACTCAACCAAAGAGGACTCTCCTGTGGGTCCGTTCCTGCAGAACATGCCCTCGGCGCAGATCCGGAACCAGCTGACAGCCATGTCGTCCTCCTTGGCCAAGGCGATCCAGGTCATAAAGCCTGCATCCATGCTG CAAGAGCGTGAGGAGCAAAGCCATCTGGCCATCACTGCCTACCTGAAGAATGGCCGCAAGGAGCACCAGCGCATCCTGGCCCGCCGGCAGACCATCGAGGAGCGCAAAGAGCGCCTAGAGAACCTCAACATCCAGCGGGAGAAGGAGGAGCTGGAACAACGCGAGGCGGAGCTGCAGAAGGTGCGCAAAGCGGAAGAGGAGCGCCTGCGCCAGGAGGCCAAGGAACGCGAGAAGGAGCGCATCATGCAGGAGCACGAGCAGATCAAGAAGAAGACGGTGCGCGAGCGGCTGGAGCAGATAAAGAAGACAGAGCTGGGAGCCAAGGCATTCAAATACTTTGATATAGAG AACCTTGAGGACCTGGACcctgacttcatcatgtccaagCAGGTAGAGCAGCTGGAGAAGGAGAAGCGAGAACTTCAAGACCGCCTGAAGAACCAGGAGAAAAAG ATTGACTACTTTGAGCGTGCCAAACGTCTGGAGGAGATCCCGTTGATCAAGAAGGCCTATGAGGAGCAGCGTGTCAAAGACATGGAGTTATGGGAGCtccaagaggaggagagg ATCAGCAACATGAAGGTGGAGCGTGAGAAGGCCTTGGAGCACAAACAGAGGATGTCCAGAATGATGCAGGACAAGGAGAACTTTGTGGGCAAAATAACCGACGCTCGCAGCTTCATCTACGAG GAAAAACTGAAACAGTTCCAGGAGcgcctggtggaggagaggacgaagcgtcgagaggagaggaagatcCACCGCAAAGAGGACCGTCGCAACACCTTCTACCGCAATAAGGAGGAGGAGGCCCAGCGCATCCACGAGGAGCAGCTCAAGAAAG AGCGCGAGGAGCGTGAGCGCATCGAGCAGGAGGCGCGCGAGGCAGAGGAGGCGGTGTACCAGGAGCGCCTTGCCAAActggaggagcaggagaggaagcAGCGCGCCCGGCAGCAGGAGATTGAGGAGCGCGAGCGACgcagggaagaggagatgagggcccCTGCTAGGTCCGAGGAGAAACCCAGAGGAGAAGCCAAG GACTGGGGCgctgagaaggaggagggaggaggaggatggaggaggcgCACCGAGGTTGAATCAGAGAGGCGTCGCCCCGTGCCTGATAA gGACTGGAGAGTCGAGGGCCGCGAGGATGTCGGCGAGGACAGAGACCGAGAGCCACccttcaggagaggaggagacggccCTCGCCGTGGCGGAGACGATGACCGTGGACCCCCACGCAGGGGCTTCGGGGATGACGACCGCCCCCTGCGCAGAGGCATGGATGAGGACCGTCCACCAAGGAGAACCTTTGGGGATGATGACCGTGGTCCCAGAAGGGGAGGGGACGAGGACCGCGGTCCCCGCAGAGGCTTCGATGATGGCCCCCGCAGAGGCATGGATGAGTCCAGGGGCCCCAGACGCGGGGCTGATGATGACACCTGGGGccccaggagaggaggagatgacgaGAGGGGAGGGCCCCGTGACGACAAGCCATGGAAGCCTGCTGTCCGGCCCG GTGGTGGCTGGCGTGAGAGGGAAAAGGCCCGCGAGGAGAGCTGGGGTCCACCCCGCGAAGGTGGTGGCCGCAAGGAGGACgaagagggcgagagggaggagagagaggaaaaacaggaGAGCGAACGCTTCCCAGAGCGCCGCCCacccaggtcagacacaca GGAGGAgggtagtggaggtggtggtgcCTGGAGAAGGCCAGGTGCTGATGAGGCGCCAAAGAAAAGCTGGAGAGACTCTGTTCGTCAGGAAGAGCCTGCCCGCGAGGACCGCCCTCCTATCCGTCGAGAGCGACCTGATCGCAGAGATGACCGTGACCGCCCCCCACCCAGCAGAGAGCCTGAAGAAG GAGGCAGCTCCTGGCGCCGTGCTGGTGACGACAAGCGTGAGGAGCGTAAAGAGGAACGTCCGATTCCTCCCAGACCCAGAGAGGGCGAGCGTGAAGAGGACGGAGAGAAGAGCTCCTGGCGCTccgagaaagacaaagagaacgCTGGTCGCCCTAAGAAGACCACCGACGAGACCGACGATGACGGCTGGACCACTGTGGCCCGCCGCTGA